The following coding sequences lie in one Myxococcales bacterium genomic window:
- the rlmB gene encoding 23S rRNA (guanosine(2251)-2'-O)-methyltransferase RlmB, whose amino-acid sequence MKRRVIGKRAVHEALLAQGELHVVYVSEKGGAGLADLVNLARRTRIAVEEVSSVFLSHLAKDLPHQGIVAIAGSYSYMTLETLCESAEAGPKHIVALDEITDPHNLGAIIRSAVAFGFLGIIIPRHRAASVTATVVRASAGCTERARVARVSNISKALTFLREQHGYEAVGLDAQAEIPLQALAASDRNRVLVVGSEGRGLRRLVSEHCDQLVRIDMKGRVNSLNASVAAAIAMYSLSTAPVP is encoded by the coding sequence GTGAAACGCCGAGTGATCGGTAAGCGCGCGGTGCACGAAGCGTTGCTTGCCCAAGGTGAGCTTCATGTAGTGTACGTCAGTGAAAAGGGCGGGGCTGGCCTTGCGGATCTTGTGAATCTCGCACGCCGCACCCGGATTGCCGTAGAGGAAGTCTCGTCCGTGTTTTTGAGTCACTTGGCCAAAGACCTGCCGCATCAAGGGATTGTGGCCATCGCAGGCTCATACTCTTACATGACGTTGGAGACTCTATGCGAGAGCGCAGAGGCGGGACCCAAGCATATCGTTGCGCTCGATGAGATCACCGACCCCCATAACCTGGGGGCCATCATACGCAGCGCTGTGGCGTTTGGCTTCCTCGGGATCATTATACCTCGACATCGGGCCGCATCGGTTACGGCTACAGTGGTGCGGGCTTCTGCGGGGTGTACCGAACGTGCCCGCGTGGCGCGCGTGAGCAACATATCGAAGGCGCTCACCTTTTTGCGGGAACAGCATGGTTATGAAGCGGTAGGGCTCGATGCACAGGCAGAAATCCCTTTGCAAGCCTTGGCGGCCAGTGATAGGAATCGGGTGCTCGTTGTCGGTTCCGAGGGCAGGGGGCTTCGCAGGCTGGTGTCCGAACATTGCGATCAGCTCGTGCGTATTGACATGAAAGGGCGCGTAAATTCTTTAAACGCATCAGTTGCTGCTGCTATCGCCATGTACTCGTTATCGACCGCTCCCGTTCCATAA
- a CDS encoding ATP-dependent 6-phosphofructokinase, whose product MSPESVKRVCILTGGGDAPGLNAVIRAFVRGCMSFGLEVFGSEDGFEGLVQPGRIVPLDWKSIEGILPRGGSMLGCSNRGNPFAYPTVDSKGNTAYVDASEQVIQRLADHQIDVTVMVGGDGTMNHALRLQKKGLKIVGVPKTIDNDLAGTDVTFGFNTAVQTATMAIDALHSTAESHDRVMIVELMGRDAGWIALYAGIAGGADVVLIPEIPYEIGRVEAAIRERATRGATFAIVVIGEGAKPKGGEVSTVQAGRTGHLARLGGAGHRLALELQDHIPHEIRVTVLGHLLRGGSPSSWDRVLGTRFGVKAAELCRDAKVGRLVSLDGDVIVDVPLERAVEGGRRVPLDGEIVSVARRIGVELGG is encoded by the coding sequence ATGAGCCCAGAATCTGTAAAGCGCGTTTGTATTCTTACCGGCGGCGGCGATGCTCCCGGACTCAATGCCGTCATACGCGCGTTTGTGCGTGGATGCATGAGTTTTGGTTTGGAAGTTTTCGGCAGCGAAGACGGCTTTGAGGGTTTGGTCCAGCCCGGACGCATCGTGCCGCTCGATTGGAAGTCCATTGAAGGTATTCTTCCCCGAGGCGGCAGCATGCTCGGCTGTTCCAATCGCGGCAATCCTTTCGCCTATCCCACGGTGGATTCGAAAGGAAACACCGCCTATGTGGACGCCTCCGAGCAGGTGATTCAACGTCTGGCCGACCACCAGATCGACGTGACCGTCATGGTGGGTGGGGATGGGACCATGAACCACGCTTTGCGGCTGCAGAAGAAAGGGTTGAAGATCGTGGGCGTGCCCAAGACGATCGATAACGACTTAGCGGGCACCGATGTGACATTTGGTTTCAACACGGCGGTGCAGACAGCCACGATGGCGATCGATGCGTTACACTCCACGGCGGAGTCCCACGATCGCGTCATGATCGTTGAGCTGATGGGCAGGGATGCAGGCTGGATTGCCCTGTATGCCGGCATTGCCGGGGGGGCCGACGTGGTATTGATCCCCGAGATCCCATATGAGATCGGACGCGTTGAGGCAGCCATTCGCGAGCGAGCCACACGCGGCGCGACATTTGCGATTGTGGTCATCGGAGAGGGCGCAAAGCCGAAAGGTGGTGAGGTATCGACGGTGCAAGCGGGCCGCACGGGACATTTGGCGCGTCTAGGGGGCGCAGGCCATCGTTTAGCTTTGGAGCTACAGGATCATATTCCTCACGAAATACGGGTCACTGTGTTGGGACACTTATTGCGGGGCGGCTCCCCTTCCTCATGGGATCGGGTGCTGGGCACGCGGTTTGGTGTGAAGGCCGCGGAACTGTGCCGTGATGCCAAGGTGGGCAGGCTGGTGAGCCTGGACGGTGATGTTATCGTGGACGTTCCTCTAGAGCGCGCGGTCGAAGGTGGGCGCAGAGTGCCCTTGGATGGCGAGATTGTTTCGGTGGCGCGCCGCATCGGCGTGGAGCTCGGCGGTTAA
- the pyrF gene encoding orotidine-5'-phosphate decarboxylase, whose product MKQAPVRPELAFALDVPGMAEARNMVALLAPAVGVFKVGLELFISEGPDAVRLIHDAGRECFLDLKLHDIPATMARAVEAAARLGVAYLTLHALSGLDGLAHASRAARGSGLKLLAVTVLTSMDSDALKQIGFGDSAEELVLRLAERAAEAGVTGFVTSAHECHSLRARLGQEPLLVVPGIRPEGASAGDQRRLATPAWAIAQGADLLVVGRPIRDADDPLRAAQDILTAMRRACESPAEAP is encoded by the coding sequence ATGAAACAGGCACCCGTTCGCCCCGAGCTAGCGTTCGCGCTGGATGTGCCCGGCATGGCCGAGGCGCGAAATATGGTGGCGCTTTTGGCGCCGGCGGTCGGAGTGTTTAAGGTCGGCCTCGAACTGTTTATCTCCGAAGGCCCAGACGCGGTACGGCTGATACACGACGCGGGCAGGGAGTGCTTTTTGGACTTGAAGCTTCACGATATTCCCGCGACGATGGCGCGGGCGGTCGAGGCAGCGGCGCGTTTGGGAGTGGCCTATCTCACGCTACATGCGCTGTCCGGTTTGGATGGCCTCGCACACGCGTCCCGTGCGGCCCGAGGTTCGGGACTCAAACTCTTGGCGGTGACGGTGTTGACCAGCATGGATAGTGACGCGCTTAAACAGATAGGATTTGGCGACTCAGCGGAAGAGCTCGTTCTTCGGTTGGCTGAGCGCGCCGCGGAAGCGGGGGTGACCGGATTTGTCACCTCTGCCCACGAGTGCCACAGCCTTCGGGCGCGACTTGGACAGGAGCCGCTCTTGGTGGTGCCGGGCATTCGGCCGGAGGGGGCATCCGCAGGAGATCAGCGCCGGCTTGCAACGCCCGCCTGGGCGATTGCGCAAGGCGCCGACCTGCTTGTCGTAGGACGGCCCATACGCGATGCCGATGATCCCCTCCGGGCGGCACAAGACATATTAACTGCGATGAGGCGGGCTTGCGAGAGCCCAGCGGAAGCCCCGTGA
- a CDS encoding acetyl-CoA carboxylase biotin carboxyl carrier protein subunit produces the protein MSLDVCAHITGTVWKIEKNPGESVQEGDVLLIIESMKMEMPLKAPQAGILDTLSCKEGEAVEEGQILATIR, from the coding sequence ATGTCGTTGGACGTCTGCGCACACATCACCGGAACTGTATGGAAAATAGAGAAAAACCCCGGGGAATCGGTCCAAGAAGGCGACGTCCTCTTGATAATAGAATCTATGAAGATGGAAATGCCGCTCAAAGCGCCCCAGGCCGGCATCTTAGATACGTTGAGCTGCAAAGAGGGCGAAGCGGTTGAAGAAGGCCAGATTCTAGCTACGATCCGCTGA
- a CDS encoding secretion protein — protein MVSRVCCAWFFALSFLVGCDATLEGQLSEEQANRIVVALDRAGIKASKDKEDGFGTDRKYQVKVSRSAVSGALTALRQDALPREQEPGIKELFDGKALVSSAIEERVRYAAALSGELSRSIETIEGVLDARVHVALPPPAPLDGAEARPRPQASVLITYRPAGAAFGDDDVQRLIAGAVHGLAPHDVSVVRIKSSRSRSPKTHLVYVGPIAVSRATASLLRGILAVMLGLNVVLMAALVWLFKRARPRVISSASADRS, from the coding sequence ATGGTGTCTCGAGTGTGTTGCGCATGGTTCTTCGCCCTGTCTTTCTTAGTCGGGTGTGATGCGACACTCGAAGGCCAGCTCTCGGAAGAGCAGGCCAATCGGATTGTGGTGGCGCTCGACAGAGCTGGAATCAAAGCAAGTAAGGACAAGGAAGACGGATTTGGTACCGATCGCAAGTACCAAGTGAAGGTTTCCCGCAGCGCTGTTTCAGGAGCCTTGACCGCGCTGCGGCAGGACGCCCTGCCTCGGGAGCAAGAGCCAGGAATCAAGGAGCTTTTTGATGGCAAGGCGTTGGTCTCAAGCGCCATCGAGGAGCGTGTGCGCTATGCGGCTGCGCTCTCGGGAGAGCTGTCACGGTCGATCGAGACCATCGAAGGGGTGCTCGATGCGAGGGTGCATGTGGCTCTACCCCCGCCAGCTCCGCTCGATGGGGCCGAAGCGCGACCGAGGCCTCAGGCTTCCGTGCTCATTACGTACCGGCCGGCAGGCGCGGCGTTTGGCGACGACGATGTCCAGCGGCTAATCGCCGGCGCCGTTCACGGCTTAGCGCCCCATGATGTCTCAGTGGTGCGAATAAAGTCTTCTCGAAGCCGTTCTCCGAAAACGCATCTGGTCTACGTAGGCCCGATTGCGGTCAGCCGTGCGACCGCATCCTTATTGCGAGGGATATTGGCGGTCATGTTGGGGCTCAACGTGGTCTTGATGGCCGCTCTAGTGTGGCTCTTCAAGCGCGCCAGGCCGCGAGTGATTTCGAGCGCCTCAGCGGATCGTAGCTAG